Proteins encoded within one genomic window of Felis catus isolate Fca126 chromosome C1, F.catus_Fca126_mat1.0, whole genome shotgun sequence:
- the PERM1 gene encoding PGC-1 and ERR-induced regulator in muscle protein 1: MENFQYSIQLSDQDWAEFAATTEECGLPQASLASADELLSSDIDQGDSSGHSPPGPPPLLEGQPAAGGRGWPGFKKEDKAATRPLVSRSWREPVLALGADQQMPGTSAQSEALPSLASDAAPLGHSSSLPGPASSRDEMQRLLQGPAPQDPDPSPPGESPQSPESPGCTTAPQRPPGTPGAAPRSPGRKKRHAAGAKGGRCSNTPGSAPTHLGSLLPAEAGPKEDLGLAGSRGKGLSAGTAEQTPGTRQNGLSPESAGAPAQMTKRGTDLGLSTPVPTTEQGTDPLRMTPRAEPHTASTPAQETHPDISEAKSDVAPSTLASKLQPDMALSTPAPKSRLDMDLPVVGPVVKPEVDSSTLALPHLVSKTRSDAGVSTPAPFPRAGPDLVEVEAAPMARLCLSSVVSPEGHQEKPRGEPSAGAPGHHSGEPPLPGSVQAPKKKRVRFSMAVPSPKEPGLGETSGPPSPATARPAPPRTAAGGRDRPGGWDAVAVGPRSPQPRILKHLPSPPPSASVGSRPRSSFAVTLPEAYEFFFCDTIEEEDKDAVEAAEADQALAGVQWPDTCEFFFQDRQAQRSGHWGGHSVARPPQAEPVPACPPGDPVPISIPEAYEHFLGEDVSGGVLELAALLQLQATEPPGSVPWGVGSGTSPEPSPVTAEQLSLAVRQAGEPREPLTSFTFSQNDMCLVFVAFATWAVRTSDLHTPDAWKTVLLANIGTISAIHYFRRHVGQGRRSRRPSRSRSPSPSW, translated from the exons ATGGAAAACTTCCAGTACAGCATCCAGCTGAGTGACCAGGACTGGGCCGAGTTTGCAGCCACGACTGAAGAGTGTGGCCTCCCGCAGGCCAGCCTGGCCTCTGCGGATGAGCTCTTGTCCAGTGACATTGACCAAGGGGACAGCAGTGGCCACAGTCCCCCTGGGCCTCCACCCCTCCTCGAGGGGCAGCCggctgctggggggaggggctggcctggTTTCAAGAAGGAGGACAAGGCCGCCACCCGGCCACTGGTCAGCAGGTCTTGGCGTGAGCCTGTCTTGGCCCTGGGGGCTGATCAGCAGATGCCCGGCACGTCCGCACAGTCAGAAGCTTTGCCGTCCCTCGCATCTGACGCCGCCCCTCTAGGTCACAGCTCGTCGCTCCCAGGGCCAGCGTCTTCCAGAGACGAGATGCAGAGACTTCTGCAGGGGCCagccccccaggaccctgatCCTAGTCCCCCTGGTGAGTCTCCTCAGAGCCCCGAGTCTCCCGGCTGCACCACTGCTCCCCAGAGGCCCCCCGGCACTCCTGGAGCCGCGCCACGCAGCCCTGGCCGAAAGAAGAGGCACGCGGCCGGAGCCAAGGGGGGCCGGTGCTCGAATACTCCGGGCTCTGCTCCCACCCACCTGGGCTCCCTGCTGCCTGCTGAGGCCGGGCCCAAGGAGGACCTTGGTCTGGCTGGGTCCAGGGGGAAGGGTCTCTCGGCTGGAACAGCAGAGCAGACACCAGGAACCAGGCAGAATGGACTGAGTCCAGAGTCTGCAGGAGCGCCTGCGCAGATGACCAAGCGAGGAACAGATTTGGGTCTGTCTACACCAGTCCCTACGACTGAGCAAGGTACAGACCCACTCAGAATGACCCCCAGAGCCGAGCCACACACCGCGTCCACACCTGCCCAGGAGACTCATCCAGATATCTCCGAAGCTAAGTCAGATGTGGCTCCGTCTACACTCGCCTCCAAGCTTCAACCTGACATGGCTCTGTCTACACCTGCCCCCAAGTCTAGACTGGACATGGACCTACCTGTGGTGGGCCCAGTGGTTAAGCCAGAGGTGGACTCATCTACACTTGCTCTGCCTCACCTTGTTTCCAAGACCCGATCCGATGCAGGTGTGTCTACACCTGCTCCCTTTCCCCGGGCTGGGCCTGACTTGGTGGAGGTGGAGGCTGCCCCGATGGCCAGGCTGTGTTTGAGCTCTGTTGTGTCTCCAGAAGGACACCAAGAGAAACCCAGAGGGGAGCCTTcagcaggtgcccctggacatcACTCGGGGGAGCCCCCCCTACCAGGCTCTGTTCAAGCACCCAAGAAGAAGAGAGTGCGATTTTCCATGGCCGTGCCCAGCCCCAAGGAGCCAGGTTTGGGAGAAACCTCAGGCCCACCCTCACCAGCCACAGCCCGGCCCGCGCCTCCCAGGACAGCAGCCGGGGGCCGAGACAGGCCTGGAGGCTGGGATGCTGTGGCAGTCGGGCCCCGGTCCCCCCAGCCTCGGATCCTCAAAcacctgccttcccctcccccctctgcctctgtggGGTCTAGGCCCAGGAGCAGCTTTGCAGTGACCCTCCCAGAGGCCTACGAGTTCTTTTTTTGTGACACTATTGAGGAGGAGGATAAAGATGCTGTGGAGGCGGCAGAAGCTGACCAGGCGCTGGCCGGAGTACAGTGGCCGGACACATGCGAGTTCTTCTTCCAGGACCGCCAAGCCCAGAGGTCAGGGCACTGGGGGGGCCACTCCGTGGCCCGCCCCCCACAAGCTGAGCCTGTGCCAGCCTGTCCGCCTGGAGACCCCGTGCCCATCTCCATCCCCGAGGCCTATGAACACTTCCTTGGGGAGGACGTGTCGGGGGGCGTGCTAGAGCTGGCTGCCCTTCTCCAGCTGCAGGCCACAGAGCCCCCCGGGTCGGTCCCCTGGGGAGTGGGGTCTGGAACCTCACCAGAGCCTAGCCCAGTCACAGCAGAGCAGCTCAGCCTGGCAGTCAGGCAAGCAG GAGAGCCCCGGGAGCCTCTCACCTCGTTTACCTTCAGCCAGAATGACATGTGCCTGGTGTTCGTAGCCTTTGCCACCTGGGCTGTGAGAACATCAGATCTGCACACCCCAGACGCCTGGAAAACAG TCTTGTTGGCCAATATCGGTACCATCTCCGCCATCCACTACTTCCGCCGGCACGTGGGGCAGGGGCGCCGCAGCCGCAGGcccagccgcagccgcagccccagccccagctggtAG